The stretch of DNA GATGAAGGTTTGCAACTCCCGAACTCCGTGCTATCGAATGATACTGATGTCTCTTTAACCTGATCATCCTTCAAGTATGCCAAGGGAGGCGACCTTATCGGGATAGGTTTACTTCCATGTAGAAGAGGAAATTCATTCATTGAGTATTTAATCGAGCAACTGCGTTCTCCTATATCAGAAGAAATACTGGACTCTTTGGGAGTGCTAGCTAGTGAACCCAAAATTTCACTTTCCTCTTCATTTGCCTTTGCCAGTGACTTCCCAATTTCTTGTTTCACTTCATCTTCGTCAAAGATTAGATTCTCTCGCAAGGGTATAAATACACAGGTACCACTAGATCCAGAAACTGAATTGCTTAGCAAAGGCCCATAATGATGATCAACTGAGGCGACAGTTCCTCTCGACCTCCACTTATCATGTTGAGACCCTGCATTAGTTTGCCAGAACGCTCTTGAATTATAAGCAAAAGGAGTTGATCTTAATTTCCTTCTCTCTTCAAAGCAAGCTGCGTTATTCAATTGTAGACATCTTGATTCCCACTTTTCTTCGAACATCCCTCTCGCTTTCCCCTTGTCGTTAATATTCAAATTGTTTAGTTGGGGTGCTCTTGGACTATCAGTTGAAAATGGTTTTTTTCGTAGTTTCCATTTCTCTTCCACAGTCTGGTTAACTAGCACTTGTGCACTATCAACTGAACAGGATAGACTTTCGTCTACATAACAGTATGGATTCTGATCATACTGAATGTTTAGACCCAATTCTCCCCTTCCAGTATTCCAGATTTGACCGGGTACTGACATGGCAGGCCATACAGGGTATGACTTCATAGCATAATCATTAAGCCACAGACCATATTTTATGCCAGAAAGAACATCAATGTTATCATTTTTTGTAACAGAACTTTCAGAGCCATATGGGGGCACAGGAATTAACACGTCCACTCGCTTGCCTTTTCCATTTCTCTCAAGTGTGTTATTGAAAAACCGTTCTAGTCCGGCTCTGAGTTCTTCAGGGGGGAgtatcaaaatgtcactcaacCTTTGAAAACCATAAGAGAGAGCACTTTTGATACGGTAGCGGTTACCTGTTGAAATATCAAGAAAAGCAATCAGAGCATTAAAAAAGCTTTCACGAGAATAAGTAATGTCTTCCAGTAAATATATTAGCATATTAACCACCTTTGCTGACACTGCGGCCTAGATTGTTGTCATCCCTAAGAGGATCCAAAATGTTAAGGAACTTCACCGGAAACAGATTTTTAGTTTCAACAACTCCAGCTGGAGGCAAAAGAACTTCTCTAGCGCTCCGCAAAAACTCCTCTGTCAGCAGTAATTTGTTACAATCATGCAACAAAACAACTGTAAAGGAAAAACACAGAATAATATTACTATCAGCATAATCAAGGCTCAAACAAGACTCAAAAGAACCAAAAGCTGGAATAGTATTTACCATCTATTTCAGGAAGAGCAGAAATTAAAACAAGGCCATTGAAGGCAATGCAATACTTATCCCAATCAAACGTGCTGTAGTATTCTAAGAATTTGTACAATACCTGCTTAAGTAAAAGGCTAGTGAATTCTTTAGCACACAAAAAAACCATCACCAACTTTTCTAATTCAAAGTTACTTACCGCTAAAGGACAGTTTAGCGAAGAGTGAAAAATATTGATAACATGTAAGACCATAGTTTCCAAAGCATATGTTGATATTAGACCATAGAAGCCTCCTAGAAGCCGACTCTCATAGTAGCACCATGCTTTGATCAGAATAATACTGAGCTTAAAGAGATGATCTTTACCAACAAATTGGTCAACCTAAACAGTCAACACACAGATTTTGATGTTATACCATTTGAATACAGAACAATTATCCACCACAATATCAAAAACTGTCACATATATTTTTGAAACACATATATTACACAATTAGGTTACGATGTATTGAAAGGCTTGTTAGCGGTTAAATAAAGCAGTCTCCCAAAAAATAATTGTTTGAGACCCTTTCCTTTGAGAATTCGTGGAGATGTAAAATAAAGGCATACATCACATTAAATAAGAAGCATGGACAATTTAAATCTATCAATGCACGAAGCATAAAGAAAGAAAACTTTTTAGGGTAAATATAATTCAAATTTTGATGGGACAATGGGAAAATAGCTTATTTAGTGCAGGATTAAAAATACTCATACATATATCACAGGTCGTTACCACCAGTCAGGTTCAACAAGTACAATGCAGAAATAGCTAGAAAACTGTGATGATAGATTAATAGCCCATGTTACTTCCACTCTTCACGTTTTGAGTCGTACCTGTGTCGTGACATGGATATGGGTATGTATTCTGTACCCGACACTTCTCCTAGGAGAGCTGAACTTGTGAGGCTCGCAATACAAAAAGTAGGGGGAGAGAGGTTTATAAGGCATTTAGTATTATATTTAATGATTTAAGTCTTTAATTGTCAAACTTCTTTCCATTATACTCGACAAAATTGGAATATTTCAGAATAAGAAGTGTATTTTTGCTTTAAATACGTGTCCCCGCGCCCGTATCCTCATTTTAGGACAGGGTCCCCGTGTCTCAAAATTGTAGTCATGCCGAATCCGACACTTGGAGATGTACATGTGTCCGACACTCATACTCAACATAGTTAATAGCATTATGACTAACCTGCTCAAGGAAGTACAGCGTAGAAAGCCCCGAGGTTAGATTAAAGGATATGTCAACTGCAATATCCCCCACAGTGCACTTAACAACTCTAACCTGTAGCCACATAAAAGTTGAAGATATTAAACATATACCCCCATGGCAGACATGATATACGCTTGTAGTAGTGTCTACATAAATATTCAGTAAGCACCGTGATAGAACATGCTTGAACCAAATCACGATTTGCTTGGGCTGAGCGAATATGGTAACTTAGGTCTTAATAGCATAAAGAGTCACATTCAGTAACATCTCTGAAAAAGAAACCTAAAAAGCATAGCAACATTTCGCTTAAAAGTTGGAACACCAGACAGCATATTGAAATAAGTAGCGAATGAAGCACTTAAGATGATTCATGTGAGTAGGCAAACAAACAAGTATTGCCACATAGATCCACTTTTCCATGCAGACAAAACTTAACATCACAGATGACGTCAAGACACACAAAAAGAGGTAGATTGTTAGCAAAATTGGAAGATGCGGAAGATAAATAACCGCCACTTTTGCAATTAATGTGAAAAGGATACattgccaaaaaaaaaagtaaatgttGCAAGTCAGTTTGTCAGCAGGCGCTTTTCATATTAGATTACCAAATTCTACGTAGCAACATAGACGAACAGTGACGAACACGGTGAAAGAAGAAATTGTTGGCACCGGATCATTCAATCTAGATATTACAGCCAACAGAAATATGAGACAATATAGAAAGTAAGAACAAACTACCGCACTCATTGTCACGGTCTTAAACCTAAGCCACAACACCGAATATGGACCGAGTTATTAAGGTTTGAAAGGTTACAGCAATAGCATTTAAAGGCAGTATCGGACACATATTTGGGCAACGGCCAAAATTCCATTATCAAGTCTCAAGTCGAGATTAAATACGACACACGTTGTTGCCATCATCTAGCAGCAACCTGTTTCCCTTTCTTTAAATCTAGAGCAGACACCCTTTAATTTTAGTAAACGGAGATATTCTACACAAGAATACCAAATCAATCTAGTATTTGAGGTTTGAACATAAGCATGCATTTTATACAGAAAATAGTATTTTATTAAAATACAGAAGTAAAGGCTTTTGGCATAGCAACACTAACGCATACAAGAACAGTCAACTTGCATTTAGGATGAAAAAtcataataaatattaaatatataaaaaaaataactaAAAAAAGATTTTACGAGGAGATAGTGATAATGATGATTTTCCTAAACTTTCACATCACGAAGCAAAATTCACTGAGTAATCAAAACTTGCTTAACTACCAAATCACCGTCGCTCAAATGAATGCTCCAAGATATGCcataggaaaaaaaaaaatcttcacaTCAGTGCTATTTTCATTTAATTTGCAACAAATGACTGAAATATATTCGACTATTCGTTTTCAACAAAATAAGAAATGTTGAGGTTCTCTTAAGCACGACTATCTAACTCTGTACAATTATCATAGTATTACATTTTGGTTTGAGCCTTGATCTAGGaatagagttttttttttttttttgcaagaaatctAGGAATAGAGTTCTGATCTCTAATAGTGATGATGTTAACGCCTCAAAATGTGCTCGCAGTAACATTGAAAATCTTAATAAACCGGTCATGATTCGGTGTCACTCCCGATACTTGGTACCATGACTATGATGGATAGTCAAATGTCTCACTGAGTTGCCTATTCACTTCTAAATTTACATCATGAAGTGATGAACTATGTCAGACAACTGCTTTCCAACTGAAATATGCGTCCCTTATTAAGCTCAGGCTTGCTATTATTAACTTAGTTTGAAAATGCGCAAGTCGCACCGAGGAGCTAAGGGGCAGAGGCGCAAAGCGCAAAGTGAAGGCGCGCGCCTTTTGGATGCGAGGCACCCTAATTTTGATAACAAATTTGTAATGTCCAAATAATTTTTTGGGCAACAATTGCTTTTTAGGAGTTTTCAAATTGGCTAACATGTCAAGGAGTCAAGTTAGGAATAATGTGGAAACGAAATGGCGAGCCTTGTTTAAAAGATATGGAAATTGCGTACTAGTTAGCATTGTTAGGTGAACCTTGTCTGAAAGGCGCAACTAAAACGCACCGAGGCGTTTTGGCTAGTGCCTCATCCAAGGCGCGCCTTAGGCGCAGTCAAGGAGCGCTTTTTTAAACTATGGGCTAGTATTAAACCAATGGGATGTTGGAACTGTTTGATAGGTCTTATTGTGTGGGCCTAATAAAGAATTCACTAAATAGTACTGTATATGACATCATACTCCT from Silene latifolia isolate original U9 population chromosome 10, ASM4854445v1, whole genome shotgun sequence encodes:
- the LOC141605586 gene encoding uncharacterized protein LOC141605586; amino-acid sequence: MVLHVINIFHSSLNCPLAVLYKFLEYYSTFDWDKYCIAFNGLVLISALPEIDVVLLHDCNKLLLTEEFLRSAREVLLPPAGVVETKNLFPVKFLNILDPLRDDNNLGRSVSKGNRYRIKSALSYGFQRLSDILILPPEELRAGLERFFNNTLERNGKGKRVDVLIPVPPYGSESSVTKNDNIDVLSGIKYGLWLNDYAMKSYPVWPAMSVPGQIWNTGRGELGLNIQYDQNPYCYVDESLSCSVDSAQVLVNQTVEEKWKLRKKPFSTDSPRAPQLNNLNINDKGKARGMFEEKWESRCLQLNNAACFEERRKLRSTPFAYNSRAFWQTNAGSQHDKWRSRGTVASVDHHYGPLLSNSVSGSSGTCVFIPLRENLIFDEDEVKQEIGKSLAKANEEESEILGSLASTPKESSISSDIGERSCSIKYSMNEFPLLHGSKPIPIRSPPLAYLKDDQVKETSVSFDSTEFGSCKPSSPASLSFSEAGKQSDSSDVSVFLDALSELTSTVRISEEDKVSLKSEENKVVSVESLPLTDESEFPPLACPPKPVIPLCKKEFPPLRACLRSQKKKKKNKGRK